The proteins below come from a single Limosilactobacillus reuteri genomic window:
- a CDS encoding peptide-binding protein → MGNLGAQKEKRNDTPISAKKDIMGDKTVRVRADLHHIIKIETAKNGGNVKEVMEIRLRSKLKSVLIVHYLNNFV, encoded by the coding sequence GTGGGAAATTTAGGCGCACAAAAAGAAAAACGAAATGATACACCAATCAGTGCAAAAAAAGATATAATGGGAGATAAGACGGTTCGTGTTCGTGCTGACTTGCACCATATCATAAAAATCGAAACAGCAAAGAATGGCGGAAACGTAAAAGAAGTTATGGAAATAAGACTTAGAAGCAAACTTAAGAGTGTGTTGATAGTGCATTATCTTAATAATTTTGTATAA